In one window of Arthrobacter pascens DNA:
- a CDS encoding DUF4439 domain-containing protein — translation MKDDSQEISPNRRYFRYAVFSLTALLVLSLGIALIPRPPAPPAEPPFSEKARAAAFADTVSLRSATLELAGAAGGPGSAVAPAAGSGALDRIVNLLTTQARALMLAGDLMPPGDSSSAPGTSDSPAAGTTPAPTAGTTTATGGTTAGPAGGPSARASMPPRPSSTAELAVALSASGVQRLKDSETADGGMARLLAGAGTAQLLAAQDLAATAGVPADALPAPAPDPGSATGQAGDLGGAGDLGATEQPEATPAPSGTQAGPACAGPVPSAGASAAPSAAASGAATSASLASALSAAVESEQEVVYGYQAALTRLDQASVVPASHLLEQHQELAAEAAAQGRMHCAAVPPQQPGYALTEAFLAAPAAGLGQLEAGTLTVYGDVVALSAGPTRSWAVAALLGAARRTLHWGADTGPLPGVLLDQSELPQLPG, via the coding sequence GTGAAAGACGACAGCCAGGAAATCAGCCCCAACAGGCGCTATTTCCGGTACGCAGTCTTTTCGCTCACAGCCCTCCTAGTCCTGAGCCTGGGCATCGCCCTCATCCCCCGGCCACCCGCTCCCCCGGCGGAGCCGCCGTTTTCGGAGAAAGCCAGGGCAGCGGCCTTTGCGGACACCGTGTCCCTGCGCTCCGCGACCCTGGAACTGGCGGGCGCTGCGGGCGGCCCCGGTTCGGCAGTTGCTCCGGCGGCCGGCTCCGGGGCGTTGGACCGCATTGTGAATTTGCTGACTACCCAGGCCAGGGCCCTGATGCTTGCCGGAGACCTCATGCCTCCCGGAGATTCATCATCAGCCCCCGGGACGTCGGATTCGCCTGCGGCCGGAACGACGCCAGCACCCACGGCAGGAACCACTACAGCCACCGGAGGAACCACGGCAGGACCTGCCGGCGGTCCTTCCGCCCGGGCATCAATGCCTCCGCGCCCGTCCTCTACAGCGGAGCTGGCTGTGGCGCTGTCGGCCAGCGGGGTGCAGCGGCTCAAGGATTCGGAAACGGCCGACGGCGGCATGGCCCGCCTTCTCGCCGGCGCCGGTACGGCACAGCTCCTGGCTGCCCAGGACCTGGCCGCCACTGCCGGGGTACCCGCGGACGCGCTTCCTGCTCCCGCCCCGGACCCGGGATCCGCGACCGGTCAGGCCGGGGACCTCGGCGGAGCCGGGGACCTCGGCGCCACAGAACAGCCCGAAGCCACTCCCGCCCCGTCAGGGACCCAGGCTGGCCCGGCCTGTGCCGGCCCTGTTCCGTCGGCCGGCGCTTCCGCTGCCCCGTCCGCCGCCGCATCCGGAGCGGCGACCAGTGCAAGCCTGGCGTCGGCCTTGTCAGCAGCCGTGGAAAGTGAACAGGAAGTGGTCTACGGCTACCAGGCGGCGCTCACGAGGTTGGACCAGGCGTCAGTTGTTCCGGCATCCCACCTTCTGGAACAGCATCAGGAGCTAGCAGCCGAGGCTGCGGCGCAGGGCAGGATGCATTGCGCCGCTGTTCCGCCGCAGCAGCCGGGCTATGCCCTTACCGAGGCCTTCCTTGCCGCTCCGGCAGCCGGACTGGGGCAGCTGGAAGCCGGCACATTGACGGTCTATGGAGATGTAGTGGCCCTCAGCGCGGGCCCGACCCGGAGCTGGGCTGTCGCGGCGCTCCTGGGGGCCGCCCGGCGGACGCTTCATTGGGGCGCCGACACCGGGCCACTCCCCGGCGTACTCCTGGACCAATCCGAGCTACCGCAGCTTCCCGGCTAG
- a CDS encoding VIT1/CCC1 transporter family protein codes for MDSHNPSEPAEPTGVAGNRDLERHLESEPHDNDAAQRLNWLRAGVLGANDGIVSVAAIVVGVAGATSATGPILAAGAAGLVGGAVSMALGEYVSVSSQSDSQKALIEKERRELAEEPEEELAELTAIYREKGLSPETARAVAVELTNHDALAAHLSAELNIDESDIVSPWHAAVASAVAFTLGAALPMLAILLPPQGIRVPLTFGAVLVALALTGAVGAWIGGGSKSRAAVRVVVGGALALAATFSIGNLLGATGVV; via the coding sequence ATGGATTCCCACAACCCATCCGAGCCGGCCGAACCAACAGGCGTCGCGGGTAACCGAGACCTGGAACGCCACCTAGAAAGTGAGCCGCATGACAACGATGCGGCACAGCGGCTCAACTGGCTCCGCGCCGGGGTGTTGGGGGCCAATGACGGCATAGTCTCCGTCGCCGCCATCGTGGTGGGCGTGGCCGGAGCGACTTCGGCCACAGGGCCGATCCTCGCCGCCGGGGCAGCCGGGCTGGTCGGCGGAGCTGTCTCCATGGCCCTTGGCGAATATGTCTCCGTGAGCAGCCAGAGCGACAGCCAGAAAGCACTGATCGAAAAGGAACGCCGGGAACTTGCCGAAGAGCCCGAGGAGGAACTTGCCGAGCTGACTGCCATCTACCGTGAGAAGGGCCTCAGCCCCGAAACCGCCCGCGCTGTAGCGGTCGAGCTGACAAACCACGATGCCCTCGCGGCGCATCTTTCAGCAGAGCTCAACATCGACGAGTCCGATATCGTCAGCCCCTGGCACGCCGCTGTAGCCTCGGCGGTCGCATTCACCCTGGGCGCCGCCCTGCCGATGCTTGCCATCCTCCTGCCGCCGCAGGGCATCAGGGTTCCGTTGACCTTCGGCGCCGTACTGGTGGCGCTGGCCCTGACAGGGGCAGTGGGCGCCTGGATCGGCGGCGGTTCGAAGTCGCGGGCTGCCGTCCGTGTGGTGGTTGGCGGTGCATTGGCCCTTGCCGCGACGTTCTCGATCGGCAACCTACTGGGTGCCACCGGCGTCGTCTGA